A genome region from Alicyclobacillus acidocaldarius subsp. acidocaldarius DSM 446 includes the following:
- a CDS encoding LacI family DNA-binding transcriptional regulator, translating to MTTIYDIARRAGVSATTVSKVLNGYPDVSQKTREKVQRITRELGYQPNAAARGLVTRRSMSIGVFFQDDARMGFRHPFLHDIVASFQDVVGESGYDLLFFSRTTPPNAPQGFEARARHRGVDGLFLLGIPRTSPGLPSLVRSRIPIVSVDLDLFGPRASWLSSDNVGGARLAVEHLAAMGHTKIGFVGDRYGTKPGQDRALGYHMAMQELGLTFRSEWVAEGDFMEESGEEAMHRILEAREWPTAVFFASDMMAIGAMKALRQRGLEPGRDISLVGFDDVAIARLVTPSLTTIRQNTRAMGEEAARELLDLMQNPNRPPRVITIPVELVSRDSVARIGG from the coding sequence ATGACCACAATCTACGATATCGCGCGCCGGGCTGGCGTGTCCGCCACCACGGTGTCCAAGGTGCTGAACGGCTATCCCGACGTGAGTCAAAAGACCCGCGAGAAGGTGCAGCGCATCACGCGCGAATTGGGGTATCAACCGAACGCGGCGGCCCGCGGTCTCGTCACGCGCCGCTCCATGTCCATCGGCGTGTTCTTTCAAGACGACGCCCGAATGGGTTTTCGGCATCCGTTCCTCCACGACATCGTCGCCAGCTTCCAGGACGTCGTCGGCGAAAGCGGCTACGATCTCCTCTTCTTCTCCCGGACCACACCTCCCAACGCGCCCCAGGGTTTTGAGGCGCGGGCCCGCCATCGCGGCGTGGACGGCCTGTTCTTGCTCGGCATTCCGCGCACGTCGCCGGGACTTCCTTCACTTGTCCGCAGCCGCATTCCCATCGTGTCGGTCGATCTCGACCTGTTCGGCCCGAGGGCGAGCTGGCTGTCGTCCGACAATGTCGGCGGGGCGAGGCTCGCCGTCGAGCACCTCGCCGCCATGGGGCACACCAAGATCGGCTTTGTCGGGGATCGCTACGGGACCAAGCCGGGGCAGGATCGCGCGCTCGGCTATCACATGGCCATGCAGGAGTTAGGGCTTACGTTTCGAAGCGAGTGGGTCGCGGAGGGAGATTTCATGGAGGAGTCGGGCGAAGAGGCCATGCACCGGATTCTCGAGGCGCGCGAGTGGCCGACCGCCGTCTTTTTCGCTTCGGACATGATGGCCATCGGCGCGATGAAGGCACTGCGCCAAAGGGGCCTCGAGCCGGGGCGGGACATCTCCCTCGTGGGTTTCGACGACGTGGCCATTGCCCGGCTCGTGACGCCCTCCTTGACGACGATTCGGCAGAACACGCGCGCCATGGGCGAGGAGGCGGCGCGCGAACTGCTTGATCTCATGCAGAATCCGAATCGCCCCCCGCGCGTCATCACCATTCCGGTCGAACTGGTCTCGCGAGACAGCGTGGCGCGAATCGGTGGATGA
- a CDS encoding FAD:protein FMN transferase: MQSTAFRAMGTDVELFVDDWLTGPELSSLACQLEASIRRYERIFSRFDPASHLLRLNRQAGSWVMVPAELDEVLKLAAQWFEQTRGYFDPFIGEDMRRMGYSVTFDQLDVTVEPILASTRVPPMKPPVEFGTGPAVRLQPGYEVDLGGIAKGFIVARCAEELRAQGLRNFALSAGGDVQVMSDGEPWPVRVANPFGGAEPIGTLAVKRGGVATSGTYKRRWQTPSGRVMHHLIDPFTGLPADTDALSVSVCADELTTAEVLAKVALLLGSDRGTQYLCAAREAGICSSFLIATTKGDVIPCN; the protein is encoded by the coding sequence ATGCAGTCCACCGCGTTTCGCGCCATGGGCACCGACGTCGAGCTGTTCGTCGACGACTGGCTGACCGGCCCCGAACTCTCGAGCCTCGCCTGCCAACTCGAGGCTTCCATTCGGCGCTACGAGCGGATCTTCTCTCGGTTCGATCCGGCAAGCCATCTCTTGCGCCTCAACCGACAGGCGGGATCGTGGGTGATGGTCCCTGCCGAGCTCGACGAGGTGCTGAAGCTCGCGGCCCAGTGGTTTGAGCAGACCCGCGGCTATTTTGACCCGTTTATCGGCGAGGACATGCGCCGCATGGGCTACAGCGTGACCTTTGATCAGCTTGACGTCACCGTCGAGCCTATCCTCGCCTCCACGCGCGTGCCGCCTATGAAACCGCCCGTCGAATTCGGCACCGGCCCCGCCGTGCGGCTCCAACCCGGCTACGAGGTCGATCTCGGCGGGATCGCCAAGGGCTTCATCGTCGCGCGCTGCGCGGAGGAGCTTCGCGCCCAGGGCCTCCGCAATTTCGCGCTATCCGCGGGCGGCGACGTTCAGGTGATGAGCGACGGCGAGCCCTGGCCCGTCCGCGTGGCAAATCCGTTCGGCGGCGCGGAACCGATTGGTACGCTGGCGGTGAAGCGGGGCGGCGTCGCGACGAGCGGCACGTACAAGCGCCGGTGGCAAACCCCATCCGGCCGGGTGATGCACCACCTCATCGATCCCTTCACCGGGCTGCCGGCCGACACCGATGCGCTGTCCGTGTCGGTTTGCGCCGATGAACTCACGACCGCCGAGGTGCTGGCCAAGGTCGCCCTGCTCCTCGGGTCGGACCGGGGCACGCAGTATCTTTGTGCCGCGCGCGAGGCGGGCATCTGTTCTTCCTTTCTCATCGCGACCACGAAAGGAGATGTGATTCCATGCAATTGA
- a CDS encoding phasin family protein produces MRKSVSVEVQEMDVEDQFRKMVDLGIGLITYSSEKIAEAARQWAEEKRMTPQQTKEFVQELVERGEKERAEFQNSIQESVQRTLTRLGIREDQEALRAEIRQLRAMIERLDARVAELESRLGNSGEPQA; encoded by the coding sequence GTGAGGAAAAGCGTGTCTGTGGAGGTGCAGGAGATGGACGTCGAAGATCAGTTCCGCAAGATGGTGGACTTAGGCATTGGGCTCATCACGTACAGCAGCGAGAAGATCGCCGAGGCCGCCAGGCAGTGGGCCGAGGAGAAGCGCATGACGCCCCAACAGACCAAGGAATTCGTTCAGGAACTGGTGGAGCGCGGGGAGAAGGAGCGCGCGGAATTTCAGAACTCCATCCAGGAGAGCGTGCAGCGCACGCTGACGAGGCTCGGCATTCGGGAGGATCAGGAGGCGCTGCGGGCCGAGATCCGGCAGCTTCGGGCGATGATCGAGCGGCTGGACGCGCGCGTGGCGGAACTCGAGTCACGGCTGGGCAACTCCGGCGAGCCGCAGGCGTGA
- a CDS encoding DUF1450 domain-containing protein produces MEGLVVIEVCANNRLAGAWLGETERRVPGATVLETDCTNTCGLCQVRAFAYVNGKLVHDADPLRCVKKIEDEARAVVRWLTSSEDEKSAP; encoded by the coding sequence ATGGAGGGGCTCGTGGTGATCGAGGTCTGTGCCAACAACCGGCTTGCTGGCGCGTGGCTTGGCGAGACGGAGCGGCGCGTGCCAGGCGCGACGGTCCTGGAGACGGATTGCACCAACACCTGCGGCCTCTGTCAGGTGCGCGCCTTCGCGTACGTGAACGGGAAGCTTGTGCACGATGCGGATCCCTTGCGGTGCGTGAAGAAAATCGAGGACGAGGCGCGTGCGGTTGTCAGGTGGCTGACCTCGAGCGAGGACGAAAAAAGCGCGCCGTAG
- a CDS encoding ferric reductase-like transmembrane domain-containing protein, with the protein MQLMAKPQRWPFLYTWIVILGMVFASYALTALTNPAPASANLTHWYMARSAGMTAYLLLSLTAFLGVTTTSGVWDKLKLRKLVTQLHQFSAMLVLPFVFFHLWGLYEDKTVPFSISSLFVPFADTYRPAAVALGILSLYTWVLLVLTSYFRERLNATAWRRIHLLAFPMFAAVTLHGLAAGSDSHTAWAKLVYAVPSALILAASIARWRKARSKKTARQPSAA; encoded by the coding sequence ATGCAATTGATGGCGAAGCCGCAGCGATGGCCGTTCTTGTACACGTGGATCGTGATCCTCGGGATGGTCTTCGCGTCGTATGCGCTCACGGCCCTGACGAATCCGGCGCCCGCGAGCGCCAACCTGACCCACTGGTACATGGCGCGATCCGCGGGGATGACGGCGTACCTGCTCCTGTCGCTCACGGCGTTCCTCGGTGTCACCACGACGAGCGGCGTATGGGACAAGCTGAAGCTCAGGAAGCTCGTGACGCAACTGCATCAGTTTTCCGCGATGCTCGTGCTCCCGTTTGTGTTCTTCCACCTGTGGGGCCTATACGAGGATAAGACCGTCCCCTTTTCGATCTCGTCTCTCTTCGTCCCGTTCGCGGACACCTATCGGCCCGCCGCCGTCGCACTCGGCATCCTGAGTTTGTACACCTGGGTGCTGCTCGTCCTGACATCCTATTTTCGAGAGCGACTGAACGCGACGGCGTGGCGCCGGATTCACCTGCTCGCGTTCCCGATGTTCGCGGCGGTGACGCTGCACGGCCTGGCGGCCGGATCCGACAGCCACACCGCCTGGGCGAAGCTCGTGTACGCGGTGCCGAGCGCGCTCATCCTCGCCGCGTCTATCGCGCGTTGGCGAAAGGCGAGATCGAAGAAAACAGCGCGGCAGCCGTCGGCAGCATAG
- a CDS encoding pseudouridine synthase, whose translation MASIRVDKWLTTAGYGTRSEAKKLCRAGRVRLNGETVKDAAKHADPAVDVLEVDGELVPYEPLVYFMMYKPPGYVSSTEDPRDPVVIELLDEEDIWRDVFPVGRLDKDAEGLLLLTNDGPLAHRLLAPKRHVPKRYFVRVRGALGEGDARALAEGVVLDDGYKAMPAELEILRSGAESEAIIQVYEGKYHQVKRMFASLGKRVTFLKRISMGPLSLDPALKPGEYRRLTEGEIEALRAYDGRGER comes from the coding sequence ATGGCATCGATCCGAGTGGACAAATGGTTGACCACGGCCGGATACGGAACGCGCAGCGAGGCAAAAAAGCTTTGCCGCGCGGGCCGCGTGCGCCTGAACGGCGAAACGGTGAAAGATGCCGCCAAGCACGCGGATCCGGCTGTGGACGTGCTCGAGGTGGACGGCGAGTTGGTGCCCTACGAGCCTCTCGTCTACTTCATGATGTACAAGCCGCCTGGTTACGTGTCCAGCACCGAGGACCCGCGTGATCCCGTCGTGATCGAGCTGTTGGACGAGGAGGACATCTGGCGGGACGTGTTTCCCGTCGGGCGCCTCGACAAGGACGCCGAGGGGCTCCTCTTGCTCACGAACGACGGCCCGCTCGCCCATCGCCTGCTTGCGCCGAAGCGCCACGTACCCAAGCGCTACTTTGTCCGCGTGCGGGGCGCGCTTGGGGAAGGTGACGCGCGGGCGCTCGCCGAGGGCGTGGTGCTCGACGACGGGTACAAGGCGATGCCCGCCGAGCTTGAGATTTTGCGATCCGGCGCGGAGTCGGAGGCCATCATCCAGGTGTACGAGGGCAAATACCACCAGGTGAAGCGGATGTTCGCCTCGCTCGGCAAGCGCGTGACCTTCCTGAAACGCATCAGCATGGGCCCCTTGTCGCTCGACCCGGCCCTGAAGCCGGGCGAGTACCGGCGGCTGACGGAGGGCGAGATCGAGGCGCTTCGAGCATATGACGGAAGAGGCGAAAGATAG
- a CDS encoding peptidoglycan-binding domain-containing protein — translation MFTIWHTIAKGPASTVSKPRPSQSIHSSATNVTSASGRTTVRTAAAADPVVLQQGDKGSKVAALQQSLSALGFFNYAITGTYGPITAAAVEAFQAAEGLTPTGAVDERTLTALQHAVKAHATNALTGSGSSSSGSSSSGSSSSGSSSSGSSSSGSSSSGSSSSGSSSSGSSSSGSSSSGSSSSGSSSSGSSSSGSSSSGSSSGGGSAMPSFPGPVTSAS, via the coding sequence ATGTTCACCATATGGCACACCATCGCGAAGGGCCCCGCGTCCACCGTGTCCAAGCCCCGGCCCAGTCAGTCTATTCACTCGAGTGCCACAAACGTGACCTCGGCGAGTGGCCGGACCACCGTTCGGACTGCGGCGGCCGCGGATCCCGTGGTGCTCCAGCAGGGTGACAAGGGCAGCAAGGTGGCCGCCCTCCAACAGTCCTTGTCGGCCCTTGGCTTCTTCAACTACGCCATCACAGGAACCTATGGCCCCATCACGGCGGCGGCCGTCGAAGCCTTCCAGGCCGCGGAAGGGCTGACGCCCACCGGCGCCGTCGACGAGCGCACGCTCACGGCCTTGCAACACGCCGTGAAGGCGCACGCCACGAACGCGTTGACAGGCAGCGGTTCATCCAGCAGCGGTTCATCCAGCAGCGGTTCATCCAGCAGCGGTTCATCCAGCAGCGGTTCATCCAGCAGCGGTTCATCCAGCAGCGGTTCATCCAGCAGCGGTTCATCCAGCAGCGGTTCATCCAGCAGCGGTTCATCCAGCAGCGGTTCATCCAGCAGCGGTTCGTCCAGCAGCGGTTCGTCCAGCAGCGGTTCGTCCAGCAGCGGTTCGTCCAGCGGAGGTGGCAGCGCCATGCCCAGTTTTCCGGGACCGGTGACTTCCGCATCCTGA
- a CDS encoding aldo/keto reductase produces the protein MQYTSLGRSGLKVSRLCLGTMNFGPETEEKEAFRIMDAALDAGINFFDTANVYGGPGHRGWTEEIIGRWFAQGGGRRERVVLATKVYNPMEDPLDGPNDGRGLSAYKIRRHLEGSLRRLQTDHIELYQMHHVDLSVSWDELWEAFEVARYQGKIDYVGASNFAGWHLAVAQAAAKARNFFGLVSEQHKYHLLCREPELEVLPCAQAHGIGVIPWSPLAGGLLGRNALTGSGQRTARAKEEIERLRPKLEAFKKLCDEIGEPQDVVALAWLLHNPAVTAPIIGPRTLDQLEANLRALEVKLDDEVLKRLDEIFPGPGGPAPEAYAW, from the coding sequence GTGCAGTACACGTCGCTCGGCCGATCCGGCCTCAAGGTGAGCAGGCTCTGTCTTGGCACTATGAACTTCGGACCCGAGACGGAGGAGAAAGAGGCGTTCCGGATCATGGACGCCGCGCTCGACGCAGGCATCAACTTTTTTGATACGGCCAACGTGTACGGCGGGCCGGGCCATCGCGGCTGGACGGAGGAGATCATCGGCCGCTGGTTCGCGCAGGGCGGCGGTCGCCGCGAGCGCGTCGTTTTGGCCACGAAAGTGTACAACCCCATGGAGGACCCGCTCGACGGACCCAACGACGGCCGCGGCCTGTCCGCATACAAGATTCGCCGCCACCTCGAGGGATCGCTCCGGCGTCTCCAGACCGATCACATCGAGCTGTACCAAATGCATCACGTGGACCTCTCGGTCTCGTGGGACGAACTGTGGGAGGCGTTTGAGGTCGCTCGGTATCAGGGGAAGATCGACTACGTGGGCGCGTCCAACTTCGCGGGATGGCACCTCGCGGTGGCACAGGCGGCGGCCAAGGCGCGCAACTTCTTCGGCCTCGTCTCGGAGCAGCACAAATACCACCTGCTCTGCCGCGAGCCGGAGCTCGAGGTGTTGCCCTGCGCACAGGCGCACGGCATCGGCGTCATTCCGTGGAGCCCGCTCGCCGGAGGTCTCCTCGGGCGCAACGCGCTGACGGGATCTGGACAGCGCACGGCGCGCGCGAAAGAAGAGATCGAGCGGCTGCGGCCGAAACTGGAGGCGTTCAAGAAGCTGTGCGACGAGATCGGCGAACCGCAGGACGTCGTGGCCCTCGCGTGGCTGTTGCACAATCCGGCTGTGACGGCGCCGATCATCGGCCCGCGCACGCTGGATCAACTAGAGGCCAACCTGCGCGCGCTCGAAGTGAAACTGGACGACGAAGTGCTCAAACGCCTGGACGAGATCTTCCCGGGTCCTGGTGGTCCTGCGCCCGAGGCGTACGCCTGGTGA